A window of Solea solea chromosome 18, fSolSol10.1, whole genome shotgun sequence contains these coding sequences:
- the golga5 gene encoding golgin subfamily A member 5 isoform X2, with product MSWFTDLAGKAEDFLNKVDQGAATALTKNEARTSSFSSPFEEEPTVSPEYNTAGYKAETAVTHPTFPSSLSAPNFISAVAGNIKKSNATLLAGTANVPSTPSASGSSTSNSAKTSSGFVRPKKSEQDVDEDMLFDFLNSSEPPAATNRRESRRELTKVVPVMEAQDPTRPPPSTSPYTIPSVPSTPPSTRGVSRASSLSSLSAYSIKTSEESSAKEQTQERIESSDSGLTVPQDISRQEPPPPTVEPQSHILSSLRLENQLLRTEVASLNQEMASVIQRAKDLQDELNKARLRADKWNSENSQSDRTLRELRSQIDDLEQALSAKDGQLAVLKIRLDEADQLLKSRSAALEEAQKERIIQDHTEGSSLHSQALETIQERLREADIALRREQDSFRQMQSEYTGRLSKLEAERHTLAETVTAAERRAAEEKLRVDDLQQQMKSAKAAAESAKQELQDYKHKASRILQSKEKLISSLKEGSGLDSLDGSGAIVLELEELRHDKELQREEIQKLQGQVLTLRTEIQDLENQALTETDAWREQQVQLQDQQALQNRAKQEMEVEVERYKQELQYLEEEQHRAKATLQSRIKDREDEIQKLRNQLTNKTLSSSSQIELENRLHQLTETLIQKQTMLESLGTEKSSLVFQLERLEQQLKNAQGGQSGGPAINMSTIEGPGARQRNTPVLFSDQDSPGVYGKVRKAASTIDRFSIRLGIFLRRYPIARVFVILYMAILHLWVMIVLLTYTPEMHSGQPGGR from the exons ATGTCTTGGTTTACTGACCTGGCTGGAAAGGCTGAAGACTTCCTGAATAAAGTGGACCAGGGAGCTGCTACTGCCCTGACCAAAAACGAAGCAAGAACCTCCTCCTTTTCATCCCCATTTGAAGAAGAACCCACTGTCAGTCCTGAGTACAACACTGCAGGGTACAAGGCCGAAACAGCTGTTACACATCCCACCTTTCCATCATCACTAAGTGCACCAAACTTCATTTCTGCAGTAGCTGGAAACATCAAGAAATCCAATGCGACCTTGTTGGCTGGCACAGCTAATGTACCCAGCACACCCTCTGCTTCTGGCAGCAGCACCTCCAACTCTGCCAAGACGTCATCCGGCTTTGTGAGGCCCAAAAAGAGTGAGCAGGACGTGGACGAAGACATGCTCTTTGACTTTCTGAACAGCTCAGAACCCCCAGCCGCCACCAACAGGAGGGAATCAAGAAGGGAACTTACCAAAGTGGTTCCTGTTATGGAGGCCCAAGACCCAACAcgtcctcctccctccaccaGTCCTTATACAATCCCCTCTGTCCCGTCCACACCTCCCTCAACCCGCGGTGTATCCAGGGCCTCAAGCCTCAGCTCGCTGTCGGCTTACAGCATCAAAACCTCCGAGGAGAGCTCTGCTAAAGAGCAGACCCAAG AAAGAATTGAGAGTTCAGACTCAGGCTTGACTGTCCCTCAGGACATCAGCAGGCAGGAGCCTCCTCCCCCAACTGTGGAGCCACAGAGCCACATCCTGTCCAGTCTGCGTCTGGAGAACCAGCTGTTGCGCACTGAAGTGGCCTCCCTCAACCAGGAGATGGCTTCAGTCATCCAGAGAGCAAAAGACTTGCAAGATG AGTTGAACAAGGCGAGGTTACGTGCAGACAAATGGAACTCGGAGAATTCTCAGTCTGACCGTACTTTACGGGAACTTCGCTCACAAATCGACGACCTGGAGCAGGCACTTTCAGCCAAAGACGGACAACTTGCAGTGCTGAAGATCAGACTCGATGAAGCTGATCAGCTGCTGAAGTCTCGCAGTGCTGCACTAGAGGAGGCACAGAAGGAAAG aattATTCAGGATCACACAGAAGGGAGCAGCCTACATTCCCAAGCTCTTGAGACGATACAGGAGAGGCTGCGAGAGGCTGACATTGCTCTCAGAAGGGAACAGGACAGCTTCCGGCAGATGCAG AGCGAGTACACTGGTCGACTGTCCAAACTGGAGGCAGAGAGGCATACCCTTGCAGAGACGGTGACTGCAGCAGAGCGACGAGCCGCTGAGGAGAAGTTAAGGGTCGATGACCTCCAACAGCAAATGAAAAGTGCCAAAGCAGCAGCTGAGTCTGCCAAACAGGAGTTACAAGACTATAAGCACAAAGCTTCACGCATCTTACAA TCTAAAGAGAAGCTAATCAGCAGTTTGAAGGAGGGGTCTGGTCTGGACAGCCTGGATGGCAGCGGGGCCATTGTTctggagctggaggagctgcgTCACGACAAGGAGCTGCAGAGGGAGGAGATTCAAAAACTACAGGGGCAGGTTCTCACACTTCGAACAGAAATCCAG gATTTAGAGAACCAGGCTCTGACGGAGACAGACGCATGGCGGGagcagcaggtgcagttacaggaccaacaggcctTACAGAACAGAGCTAAACAGGAGATGGAGGTTGAGGTGGAGCGCTACAAACAG GAGCTGCAGTACCTAGAGGAAGAGCAGCATAGAGCCAAAGCAACTCTGCAAAGTCGAATCAAAGACAGAGAAGATGAAATCCAAAAACTCAGGAACCAG TTAACCAACAAgactctcagcagcagcagccaaataGAGCTGGAAAACCGTCTCCACCAGCTGACGGAGACTCTGATCCAGAAGCAGACGATGTTGGAGTCTCTGGGCACTGAGAAAAGCTCCCTGGTGTTCCAGCTGGAGCgtctggagcagcagctgaagaACGCTCAGGGTGGACAAAGTGGAGGACCGGCCATCAACATGAGCACCATTGAGGGACCAG gagCACGACAAAGAAACACACCAGTCCTCTTCAGTGATCAGGACAGTCCTGGAGTGTATGGTAAAGTACGTAAGGCCGCCAGTACCATCGACCGTTTCAG CATCAGACTGGGAATCTTCTTGAGGCGCTACCCTATAGCCAGAGTTTTCGTTATTCTGTACATG GCTATACTGCATCTGTGGGTCATGATTGTTCTTCTGACTTACACACCAGAAATGCATAGTGGGCAGCCTGGTGGAAGATAG
- the trip11 gene encoding thyroid receptor-interacting protein 11, producing MSSWLGGLGSGLGQSLGQVGGSLSSFTGQISTFTKDMLLEGVEEVGDATTELNVSNSRLAQVEASFSTQKSEYDRLGKLHTELEEKLEAAELQIKQQSSEYRTLLHQKDVEISHLKARQSGLQEQVQNLHQAAQSTSIGPAVLSVTTAATSTTSSSSYLTQPSGSHQGFHGDEMDLSEVIWSQQEINRLSTEVMRLEAEVAHWRQMSQASTATGAGNGDQGEILKLQRTIKGLREDMSREVDEHQHELAALQDVQRQKMADVTRRHREELAEYEERIEELEEQIHSGGQTSSSSDASKLPELQKSIRSLQEAAEQRDKQLAELSASLEEAQKKQASLQLEKDEAQEENAGLLQNYMRLQASVDELQTRVQEQEGKALQKAQLEHEIQVLKQNLTVAEEEIERLKNRSDAEPKESEEVEHADILELNTIIGMLRQEKENLEQEKISLQERLDVAEEQNVTSDGAGSGDSELLEDLRVELERREKALRSTEEERDTLMSELEELDHQNQEATQHMITVKEQLSAQLKEAETELTRLTAELNSAKDQKRTLEQEVETQKELTSQSAYTLNELHMSKQDLERNVKELKDKLGHAQEQSREARREMAELKKSLQEREKLLSATQTQLDQAGESGTPSLGIKEELETKEKELSDLRRELEEIRGSQEKVMSADYELKMEKRKLMAESEQALGKVEQLTKQMKESQAAANRTGQEKDICIEALKLEKTQLDGELRQTEKMLAEQAKQFQQTVEELTRARSMDASALQTEHERAIKLNQVKDLEIAQLRRDMEQLASDHRDTNEMLSITVAGQKQLTDLLQEKDIFMDTLKQNAADIQTEMEKSISVTTKEAEALRRALEEKDKLLGGMKEENSHLKEEIDRIRDQQSRPQPMAEPRMLDIITELETEITQLKSSRNGLEEEVQTLRRTTEEQQASLLLSQETLQAQQSELEEAHARLQQTTLNYDRLILARDEDITHLQQTVDRLSADCPSVQGEVILQEDKTHSLNQEYGNEKHDLSKVEIEKLVRGMKEKETEISQLNEKNLSLTKQLDQLVVSRDEVGKLSQMIMQKDLEIQALHARISMVGGGGHSQDIMFLQQQLQAYAVEREQVLAVLNEKTRENSQLRSDYHRLMDIMAGKEAALLKLQQENQRLANMSDPSGSQEMFKETIQNLSRIIREKDIEIDALTQKCQTLVTVLQTSGGDSCPGSSGVSSNQFEELLQERDTLKQQVKKMEEWKQQVITTIKNMQHESAQLQEELIKLQGQVNADSDCSSKLSVDYARMIQSYEQKERRLGSLGQELAQVQQTITQLSSTKDVLLGKLDSVAHSPEVVVTQSSEHSLTADPPSLQTATLVNTNQLQEELVRLRGQLAEKENMIRTLQENNHRLSNSASASENEQRSQTEEIRQIRERLDVQQRSVREKDLLIKTKGDQLIQVSETLRNRENDNEVLKQAVTNLKERALILEMDVKKLKEENELVAARSREKESEFRALQETNMQVSLLLREKEFELTAMSEKYATVERMLKDKEQGKSGELNQLLNELKSMQQKAVAFQQERDQMMMALKQKQMETSAIQSELQHTRDKEQRLNLELERLRNHLLEIEDSYTREAVAAEYRESELRRRVSMLEEKLATSSNAVENASQQATMQVESLQEQLNVVVKHRDDALTKLRTSQEQVNQYAVSLSNLQMVLEQFQQEEKAMYSAELEKLKREKEEWRKKAQRLEDQASALQLNLDEANAALDSASRLTDQLDLKEEQMEELKKQVDVRQEMLDEAQKKVMNLLNSTEGKIDKVLMRNLFLGYFHTPKAKRADVLRLMGSVLGLSREDVDKMLEEDVQRGLSGWMSNLLGGRGAQSVPNTPNRPTSGQGLNSSFSEMFVKFLEMESTPSLPAPRLPAHEIKSLSAPPLRRISGAVSSSASLKRAGDSNPFLAPRSAAVPLVSGSSSGGSGSSHLLMKPISDALPSFTPVPVSAEASAGAVLKDLLKQ from the exons ATGTCATCGTGGCTGGGTGGCCTGGGCTCCGGCCTGGGTCAGTCTTTGGGGCAGGTCGGTGGGAGCCTATCGTCTTTCACGGGACAGATATCAACCTTTACCAAAGACATGTTACTGGAGGGAGTGGAAGAAGTCGGAG ATGCTACCACAGAACTGAACGTGTCCAATTCCAGGTTGGCTCAAGTGGAGGCTTCATTTTCCACTCAGAAATCTGAG tatgaCAGATTAGGaaagctgcacacagagctggaggagaagctGGAGGCAGCAGAGCTTCAGATTAAACAACAATCTTCAGAATACAGAACTCTTCTTCACCAGAAAGAT GTGGAGATCAGTCACCTGAAAGCTCGGCAGAGTGGACTCCAGGAACAAGTCCAGAACCTGCACCAGGCTGCTCAGTCCACCTCCATCGGCCCCGCAGTGCTGTCCGTCACCACCGCTGCCACCTCCACTACCTCGTCTTCATCTTACTTAACACAGCCCTCTGGCTCCCACCAGGGTTTCCACGGCGACGAAATGGACCTCAGCGAAGTCATCTGGTCGCAGCAGGAGATCAATCGCCTGTCGACAGAGGTCATGCGCCTGGAGGCGGAGGTGGCTCACTGGAGGCAAATGTCTCAG GCATCAACAGCAACAGGAGCTGGTAATGGCGACCAGGGGGAGATTCTCAAACTTCAGAGGACAATTAAG GGGCTGCGAGAGGATATGAGTCGAGAGGTGGATGAGCACCAGCATGAACTGGCAGCATTGCAGGATGTCCAGAGGCAGAAAATGGCCGATGTCACTCGACGGCACAGGGAGGAGCTGGCAGAGTACGAGGAGAGAatagaggagctggaggagcagatTCATAGTG GTGGTCAAACCAGTTCCTCTTCAGACGCCTCCAAGCTGCCTGAGCTTCAGAAATCCATAAGGTCCctgcaggaggcagcagagcagcggGACAAGCAGCTGGCCGAGCTATCTGCCAGTCTGGAGGAGGCACAGAAGAAACAGGCATCACTGCAGCTGGAGAAAGATGAAGCCCAGGAAGAAAATGCCGGGCTGCTACAGAATTATATGCGGCTGCAGGCATCTGTTGACGAACTCCAGACCCGAGTACAAGAGCAGGAGGGCAAGGCTCTGCAGAAAGCCCAGCTAGAACATGAAATCCAAGTGTTGAAACAGAACCTTACAG TTGCAGAAGAAGAAATAGAAAGATTGAAAAACCGGTCCGAT GCTGAACCAAAGGAATCGGAAGAAGTTGAACATGCAGACATTTTAGAACTGAACACAATCATTGGGATGTTGAGGCAAGAGAAGGAAAACCTAGAACAAGAAAAG ATCAGTCTACAAGAAAGACTGGATGTAGCGGAGGAGCAAAATGTTACCAGTGATGGAGCAGGTTCTGGAGATTCTGAATTGTTGGAGGATCTGAGGGTTGAGcttgagaggagagaaaaggctCTGAGATCCACTGAGGAGGAACGGGACACTCTGATGTCTGAGCTGGAAGAACTGGATCATCAAAACCAGGAGGCAACGCAG cACATGATCACAGTGAAGGAGCAGCTCTCTGCACAGCTGaaggaggcagagacagagctgACAAGACTCACTGCAGAACTCAACTCAGCCAAAGACCAGAAAAGGACGCTGGAGCAAGAAGTGGAGACCCAAAAGGAGTTAACAAGCCAGAGTGCTTACACCCTGAACGAACTGCATATGAGTAAACAGGACTTGGAACGTAACGTGAAGGAGCTAAAAGACAAACTGGGGCATGCacaggagcagagcagagaggcaCGGAGAGAAATGGCAGAGCTGAAGAAAAGtttgcaggagagagagaagctgttgTCTGCTACTCAGACTCAACTGGACCAGGCAGGCGAAAGTGGAACCCCATCTCTGGGAATTAAAGAAGAGTTGGAGACAAAAGAGAAGGAGTTGTCCGATCTCAGGAGAGAACTGGAAGAGATTAGGGGCTCTCAGGAGAAGGTGATGTCTGCAGACTATGAGTTGAAGATGGAGAAGAGGAAGTTGATGGCAGAGAGCGAGCAGGCTCTGGGTAAAGTGGAGCAACTAACCAAGCAGATGAAGGAAAGCCAGGCAGCTGCGAACAGGACAGGACAAGAGAAGGACATTTGCATTGAAGCTTTGAAGCTGGAGAAAACTCAGCTGGATGGTGAGTTGAGGCAGACTGAGAAGATGTTGGCTGAACAGGCAAAACAGTTCCAGCAAACCGTAGAGGAGTTGACCCGAGCTCGCTCCATGGACGCTTCAGCTTTACAGACAGAACATGAACGTGCCATCAAGCTCAACCAGGTGAAAGACCTGGAGATAGCCCAGCTGAGGAGAGACATGGAGCAGTTGGCGTCTGATCACAGGGACACCAATGAGATGCTTTCAATCACAGTCGCAGGGCAGAAGCAGCTGACAGATCTGCTGCAAGAGAAGGACATCTTTATGGACACTTTGAAACAAAATGCTGCAGATATACAGACTGAGATGGAGAAGAGCATCTCAGTCACAACCAAAGAAGCTGAAGCTCTCAGACGAGCACTAGAGGAGAAGGATAAGCTGCTAGGAGGAATGAAGGAGGAGAACAGCCATTTGAAAGAAGAGATTGATCGCATTCGAGATCAGCAGAGCAGACCTCAACCTATGGCTGAGCCCAGGATGCTGGACATCATCACAGAGCTTGAGACAGAGATCACCCAGCTCAAGTCCTCCAGGAATGGCCTGGAAGAGGAGGTCCAGACCCTAAGGAGGACCACTGAGGAGCAGCAGGCCTCTCTGCTTCTGTCGCAGGAGACTCTGCAGGCTCAACAGAGTGAACTCGAGGAAGCCCACGCTCGCCTTCAGCAGACCACTCTTAACTATGATAGACTTATACTTGCCAGAGATGAAGACATAACTCACCTGCAGCAGACAGTTGATCGGCTTAGTGCTGACTGTCCATCTGTACAAGGAGAAGTCATCCTGCAGGAGGATAAGACCCATTCTCTAAATCAGGAGTACGGCAATGAAAAGCATGATTTATCAAAGGTGGAGATAGAAAAATTGGTGAGAGGCATGAAGGAGAAAGAAACTGAAATCAGCCAGTTGAATGAGAAGAACCTCTCCTTGACCAAACAGCTTGATCAGTTGGTGGTGTCACGGGATGAAGTGGGTAAACTCTCCCAGATGATCATGCAGAAGGATCTTGAGATCCAGGCGCTTCATGCCCGAATCTCCATGGTTGGAGGTGGTGGACACAGCCAGGATATCATGTTCCTacaacagcagctgcaggctTATGCTGTGGAGAGGGAGCAAGTGCTCGCTGTGCTCAATGAGAAGACCAGAGAGAATAGCCAGCTTCGCTCAGACTATCACCGCCTCATGGACATCATGGCGGGGAAGGAAGCAGCACTGCTGAAGCTCCAGCAGGAGAATCAGCGGCTCGCCAATATGAGTGACCCCTCAGGAAGCCAGGAGATGTTCAAGGAAACTATCCAGAACCTGTCCCGCATCATCAGGGAGAAGGACATCGAGATTGACGCGTTGACTCAGAAGTGCCAAACCCTGGTGACTGTCTTGCAGACCTCAGGAGGAGATTCTTGTCCAGGCTCAAGTGGTGTCAGTAGTAACCAGTTTGAGGAGCTGCTACAAGAGAGGGACACGCTAAAACAGCAGGTGAAGAAGATGGAAGAGTGGAAGCAGCAGGTGATTACAACAATCAAGAACATGCAACACGAGTCAGcccagctgcaggaggagctgaTCAAACTGCAGGGTCAGGTAAACGCTGACAGTGACTGTAGCTCCAAGCTGTCAGTGGACTATGCTCGAATGATCCAGAGCTATGAGCAGAAAGAGAGGAGGCTGGGAAGTCTGGGTCAGGAACTCGCACAGGTCCAGCAGACCATCACACAGCTCAGCTCCACCAAAGATGTCCTGCTGGGTAAACTGGACAGTGTTGCACACAGTCCCGAAGTTGTTGTCACTCAGTCTAGTGAACATTCTCTCACAGCTGATCCTCCCAGCCTGCAGACAGCTACGCTTGTTAACACCAATCAACTACAGGAAGAACTTGTACGATTGCGAGGACAGTTAgctgagaaagaaaacatgatcaGGACTCTTCAGGAGAACAACCACAGGCTCTCCAACTCAGCCTCTGCCTCTGAGAATGAGCAGAGAAGTCAGACTGAGGAGATCCGGCAGATCCGAGAGAGGCTGGATGTTCAGCAGAGGTCAGTGAGGGAGAAAGACCTGCTCATCAAAACCAAAGGAGACCAACTAATTCAGGTCAGCGAGACGCTTCGCAACCGAGAGAATGACAACGAGGTGTTGAAACAGGCCGTCACCAACCTGAAAGAGCGCGCTCTCATTCTGGAAATGGATGTGAAGAAGCTCAAAGAGGAGAACGAGCTTGTAGCTGCACGCTCACGAGAAAAGGAGTCCGAGTTTAGAGCACTGCAGGAAACCAACATGCAGGTTTCCCTCCTGCTCAGGGAGAAGGAGTTTGAACTGACTGCAATGAGTGAGAAGTATGCGACCGTGGAGAGGATGCTCAAGGACAAAGAGCAG GGTAAATCGGGTGAACTGAATCAGCTCTTGAATGAACTCAAGTCCATGCAACAGAAAGCTGTGGCATTTCAGCAGGAGAGGGATCAGATGATGATGGCACTCAAGCAGAAACAAATGGAGACCAGTGCCATTCAGAGTGAG CTTCAGCACACGCGCGACAAAGAGCAGCGTCTCAACTTGGAGCTGGAAAGGTTGCGTAATCACCTGTTGGAGATCGAGGACTCGTACACGAGGGAAGCTGTAGCTGCTGAATACAGGGAGTCTGAGCTAAGAAGGCGTGTGTCAATGCTGGAAGAGAAACTGGCTACTTCCTCAAATGCTGTGGAGAATGCCAG CCAACAGGCCACCATGCAGGTGGAGTCTCTGCAGGAGCAGCTAAATGTCGTGGTGAAGCACAGAGACGATGCACTCACAAAACTCCGAACCTCCCAGGAGCAGGTCAATCAGTATGCAGTGTCGCTCTCCAACCTACAGATGGTGCTAGAACAATTCCAACAAG AGGAGAAAGCCATGTACTCAGCAGAACTGGAAAAACtgaagagggagaaggaggagtggAGGAAAAAAGCTCAGAGGCTTGAAGACCAAGCGTCTGCCCTTCAG TTGAACCTCGACGAGGCCAACGCTGCTCTAGATTCAGCATCTCGTCTCACCGATCAGCTCGATCTGAAGGAGGAGCAAATGGAAGAGCTGAAGAAACAAG TGGATGTGAGACAGGAGATGTTGGACGAGGCGCAGAAGAAAGTGATGAATCTTCTGAACAGCACTGAGGGGAAGATTGATAA AGTCCTGATGCGTAACCTGTTCTTGGGATACTTCCACACGCCTAAAGCCAAGCGCGCTGACGTGCTGAGGCTCATGGGAAGTGTTCTGGGTCTGAGCCGAGAAGACGTTGATAAG ATGTTGGAGGAGGACGTACAGCGCGGTCTCTCTGGATGGATGTCAAACTTGCTGGGAGGCAGAGGGGCTCAAAGTGTCCCGAACACTCCAAACAGACCCACCAGTGGCCAAGGGCTCAACTCG TCTTTCTCGGAGATGTTTGTAAAGTTCCTAGAGATGGAGTCAACACCCTCTCTGCCCGCACCGAGGCTTCCAGCCCATGAAATCAAGTCTTTGAGTGCCCCACCTCTGAGAAGAATCAGCGGTGCTGTTTCCAGCTCAG CCTCCCTAAAACGGGCTGGTGACTCTAACCCCTTCCTGGCCCCTCGCTCAGCAGCAGTGCCCCTGGTCAGTGGCTCCAGCTCCGGTGGCTCCGGCTCTAGTCACCTGCTGATGAAGCCCATCTCTGACGCCCTGCCCTCCTTCACTCCTGTGCCGGTCTCTGCCGAGGCCAGCGCTGGAGCCGTGCTCAAAGATTTGTTAAAGCAGTGA
- the golga5 gene encoding golgin subfamily A member 5 isoform X1, with the protein MSWFTDLAGKAEDFLNKVDQGAATALTKNEARTSSFSSPFEEEPTVSPEYNTAGYKAETAVTHPTFPSSLSAPNFISAVAGNIKKSNATLLAGTANVPSTPSASGSSTSNSAKTSSGFVRPKKSEQDVDEDMLFDFLNSSEPPAATNRRESRRELTKVVPVMEAQDPTRPPPSTSPYTIPSVPSTPPSTRGVSRASSLSSLSAYSIKTSEESSAKEQTQERIESSDSGLTVPQDISRQEPPPPTVEPQSHILSSLRLENQLLRTEVASLNQEMASVIQRAKDLQDELNKARLRADKWNSENSQSDRTLRELRSQIDDLEQALSAKDGQLAVLKIRLDEADQLLKSRSAALEEAQKERSRIIQDHTEGSSLHSQALETIQERLREADIALRREQDSFRQMQSEYTGRLSKLEAERHTLAETVTAAERRAAEEKLRVDDLQQQMKSAKAAAESAKQELQDYKHKASRILQSKEKLISSLKEGSGLDSLDGSGAIVLELEELRHDKELQREEIQKLQGQVLTLRTEIQDLENQALTETDAWREQQVQLQDQQALQNRAKQEMEVEVERYKQELQYLEEEQHRAKATLQSRIKDREDEIQKLRNQLTNKTLSSSSQIELENRLHQLTETLIQKQTMLESLGTEKSSLVFQLERLEQQLKNAQGGQSGGPAINMSTIEGPGARQRNTPVLFSDQDSPGVYGKVRKAASTIDRFSIRLGIFLRRYPIARVFVILYMAILHLWVMIVLLTYTPEMHSGQPGGR; encoded by the exons ATGTCTTGGTTTACTGACCTGGCTGGAAAGGCTGAAGACTTCCTGAATAAAGTGGACCAGGGAGCTGCTACTGCCCTGACCAAAAACGAAGCAAGAACCTCCTCCTTTTCATCCCCATTTGAAGAAGAACCCACTGTCAGTCCTGAGTACAACACTGCAGGGTACAAGGCCGAAACAGCTGTTACACATCCCACCTTTCCATCATCACTAAGTGCACCAAACTTCATTTCTGCAGTAGCTGGAAACATCAAGAAATCCAATGCGACCTTGTTGGCTGGCACAGCTAATGTACCCAGCACACCCTCTGCTTCTGGCAGCAGCACCTCCAACTCTGCCAAGACGTCATCCGGCTTTGTGAGGCCCAAAAAGAGTGAGCAGGACGTGGACGAAGACATGCTCTTTGACTTTCTGAACAGCTCAGAACCCCCAGCCGCCACCAACAGGAGGGAATCAAGAAGGGAACTTACCAAAGTGGTTCCTGTTATGGAGGCCCAAGACCCAACAcgtcctcctccctccaccaGTCCTTATACAATCCCCTCTGTCCCGTCCACACCTCCCTCAACCCGCGGTGTATCCAGGGCCTCAAGCCTCAGCTCGCTGTCGGCTTACAGCATCAAAACCTCCGAGGAGAGCTCTGCTAAAGAGCAGACCCAAG AAAGAATTGAGAGTTCAGACTCAGGCTTGACTGTCCCTCAGGACATCAGCAGGCAGGAGCCTCCTCCCCCAACTGTGGAGCCACAGAGCCACATCCTGTCCAGTCTGCGTCTGGAGAACCAGCTGTTGCGCACTGAAGTGGCCTCCCTCAACCAGGAGATGGCTTCAGTCATCCAGAGAGCAAAAGACTTGCAAGATG AGTTGAACAAGGCGAGGTTACGTGCAGACAAATGGAACTCGGAGAATTCTCAGTCTGACCGTACTTTACGGGAACTTCGCTCACAAATCGACGACCTGGAGCAGGCACTTTCAGCCAAAGACGGACAACTTGCAGTGCTGAAGATCAGACTCGATGAAGCTGATCAGCTGCTGAAGTCTCGCAGTGCTGCACTAGAGGAGGCACAGAAGGAAAGGTCAAG aattATTCAGGATCACACAGAAGGGAGCAGCCTACATTCCCAAGCTCTTGAGACGATACAGGAGAGGCTGCGAGAGGCTGACATTGCTCTCAGAAGGGAACAGGACAGCTTCCGGCAGATGCAG AGCGAGTACACTGGTCGACTGTCCAAACTGGAGGCAGAGAGGCATACCCTTGCAGAGACGGTGACTGCAGCAGAGCGACGAGCCGCTGAGGAGAAGTTAAGGGTCGATGACCTCCAACAGCAAATGAAAAGTGCCAAAGCAGCAGCTGAGTCTGCCAAACAGGAGTTACAAGACTATAAGCACAAAGCTTCACGCATCTTACAA TCTAAAGAGAAGCTAATCAGCAGTTTGAAGGAGGGGTCTGGTCTGGACAGCCTGGATGGCAGCGGGGCCATTGTTctggagctggaggagctgcgTCACGACAAGGAGCTGCAGAGGGAGGAGATTCAAAAACTACAGGGGCAGGTTCTCACACTTCGAACAGAAATCCAG gATTTAGAGAACCAGGCTCTGACGGAGACAGACGCATGGCGGGagcagcaggtgcagttacaggaccaacaggcctTACAGAACAGAGCTAAACAGGAGATGGAGGTTGAGGTGGAGCGCTACAAACAG GAGCTGCAGTACCTAGAGGAAGAGCAGCATAGAGCCAAAGCAACTCTGCAAAGTCGAATCAAAGACAGAGAAGATGAAATCCAAAAACTCAGGAACCAG TTAACCAACAAgactctcagcagcagcagccaaataGAGCTGGAAAACCGTCTCCACCAGCTGACGGAGACTCTGATCCAGAAGCAGACGATGTTGGAGTCTCTGGGCACTGAGAAAAGCTCCCTGGTGTTCCAGCTGGAGCgtctggagcagcagctgaagaACGCTCAGGGTGGACAAAGTGGAGGACCGGCCATCAACATGAGCACCATTGAGGGACCAG gagCACGACAAAGAAACACACCAGTCCTCTTCAGTGATCAGGACAGTCCTGGAGTGTATGGTAAAGTACGTAAGGCCGCCAGTACCATCGACCGTTTCAG CATCAGACTGGGAATCTTCTTGAGGCGCTACCCTATAGCCAGAGTTTTCGTTATTCTGTACATG GCTATACTGCATCTGTGGGTCATGATTGTTCTTCTGACTTACACACCAGAAATGCATAGTGGGCAGCCTGGTGGAAGATAG